Proteins encoded by one window of Paraburkholderia sprentiae WSM5005:
- a CDS encoding glycosyltransferase, translating into MQIFILHPGKANYPEIDAYTKYFSGNGCNVSSGTPSEYRRIKNPEDHVLWCIMGFYPRTPTAKFVIHDYRSLSVGRYPVLKDSIKKKFHPRPDLRIFQNESMRAMMGFDDCVDTVFLPMGVPDWIFATGANRNQSLPTGTYCYLGEITRERGFDNLIADFLAAKQASDTLVLIGPVEKEISDSYLRSPGVVFTGRLAQRDALAVVRNCDVAISTIPYRRPYNVQTPTKLLEYAALGKRIICNDSPSNLNAVAEFGIQCKVTGPNVFSSISHLHRDMVPLNDPSTLLHLRWTNVIAASGVDRYLARLQK; encoded by the coding sequence ATGCAGATATTCATCCTTCATCCTGGCAAGGCGAATTACCCAGAGATAGATGCCTACACCAAATATTTTTCGGGGAACGGATGCAACGTTTCTTCGGGCACGCCGAGCGAGTATCGGCGGATCAAAAATCCCGAGGACCACGTTCTTTGGTGCATCATGGGCTTCTACCCGAGAACCCCGACCGCGAAATTCGTGATTCACGATTATCGCTCGCTGTCAGTCGGTCGCTATCCGGTGCTGAAGGACAGCATCAAGAAGAAATTCCACCCGCGCCCCGACCTGAGAATTTTCCAGAACGAGTCGATGCGCGCAATGATGGGCTTCGACGACTGCGTAGATACCGTCTTCCTGCCAATGGGCGTGCCGGACTGGATCTTCGCGACGGGCGCGAACCGCAATCAATCGCTCCCCACCGGCACGTATTGTTACCTGGGCGAGATAACGCGGGAACGCGGCTTTGACAACCTGATCGCCGATTTCCTGGCCGCAAAGCAAGCGTCGGACACGCTCGTGTTAATCGGCCCGGTCGAGAAAGAGATCTCGGACTCGTATCTTCGCTCGCCAGGCGTGGTATTCACGGGACGTCTCGCGCAGCGCGACGCACTCGCGGTGGTGCGCAATTGCGATGTCGCCATTTCCACCATTCCGTACAGGCGTCCGTATAACGTCCAAACGCCTACCAAACTACTGGAGTACGCCGCGCTTGGCAAAAGAATCATCTGCAATGACTCGCCATCAAACCTGAACGCCGTCGCCGAGTTCGGCATTCAATGCAAGGTGACGGGCCCGAATGTGTTCTCCAGCATCTCCCATCTCCATCGCGACATGGTGCCGCTGAATGATCCTTCCACACTACTGCATCTGCGGTGGACGAATGTGATCGCCGCTTCGGGGGTGGATCGCTACCTCGCGCGACTTCAAAAATGA
- a CDS encoding glycosyltransferase, producing MRKIFIMHPGNANYPEVTAYKNYFQNRGADVLIGSTSEFRKLEKKNDIILWSIMGFYPDRLASDFVIHDYRSLSVGGWPAMKDFAKRHFNCQPNLRIFQNKRQQQIMGFGAGVPSVILPMGVPNWIFEVQEESGQDEKKADFCYIGEMSVERGFDRVLEAFIKKYSDGNKSLLLVGKPDPHIHEKFSKTENLIFTGPLPQRDALKHVAQSDVAVCYFPYHRPHCYQTPTKLLEYAALGKKILCNDSPSNIQCCEEMGINSVITTANIFDGIDEEAMRGAKTNRRSDFANLVWDKVIEQSNVVSFLPDDLKRRLS from the coding sequence ATGCGCAAGATTTTCATCATGCATCCGGGCAACGCCAATTATCCGGAAGTCACGGCCTACAAGAATTACTTTCAGAATCGCGGCGCGGATGTTCTGATTGGATCAACGAGCGAATTCCGAAAACTCGAAAAGAAAAACGACATTATTCTTTGGTCAATCATGGGTTTCTACCCGGACCGCCTTGCATCCGATTTCGTCATCCACGATTACCGTTCGCTTTCCGTGGGCGGCTGGCCAGCGATGAAGGACTTCGCGAAACGGCACTTCAACTGTCAGCCGAACCTGCGAATCTTCCAGAACAAACGGCAGCAACAGATCATGGGCTTTGGCGCCGGCGTGCCCAGCGTGATTTTACCGATGGGTGTACCGAACTGGATTTTTGAAGTTCAGGAAGAAAGCGGTCAGGATGAGAAGAAAGCTGACTTCTGCTATATCGGCGAAATGAGCGTCGAGCGTGGCTTCGATCGCGTGCTGGAAGCGTTCATCAAGAAATACTCGGACGGGAACAAATCTCTTCTGCTCGTCGGCAAGCCGGATCCACACATCCACGAGAAATTCTCGAAGACGGAAAATCTGATCTTTACCGGTCCTTTGCCGCAGCGTGATGCGCTGAAGCACGTGGCCCAGTCGGATGTTGCCGTTTGCTATTTCCCCTATCACCGGCCGCACTGCTATCAGACGCCGACCAAACTGCTCGAGTACGCCGCGCTCGGCAAGAAGATTTTATGTAACGACTCGCCATCCAATATTCAATGCTGCGAGGAAATGGGCATCAATAGCGTCATCACCACGGCAAACATCTTCGACGGAATCGATGAGGAAGCCATGCGCGGTGCAAAAACCAATCGCCGCTCGGACTTCGCCAATCTGGTCTGGGACAAGGTGATAGAGCAATCCAATGTCGTATCATTTTTGCCAGATGATCTGAAGCGGAGGCTCTCCTGA
- a CDS encoding polysaccharide deacetylase family protein, with product MKPLMREIFTRALLVAGVPTAVRALLWRDRVAILLYHDPTPATLEAHLEYLKDKVEFVPLSEANSRGNGRPRAAITFDDGHVGNADLLPIFVKYGVRPTIYICSSVVAQQRTHWFLDPVAKHADVKRLIRMKNDERLAELAARGFRQDQLNESAIVSGLSAAQIETMRPYVDFQSHTRYHPTLTRCDDDECFEELAGSRIEVERLVGKPCEHFAYPYGIYGPREIAMLKVAGYKTARTTDVGWNDQSSDPFRLKAFDIEDDSSVSWFAAQLTGFTLAPRYLRLGRVRRFCERFRGRSRSLNQTSQAQRPQ from the coding sequence ATGAAACCCTTGATGCGTGAGATATTCACACGCGCTCTACTTGTCGCTGGTGTGCCGACGGCGGTTAGAGCGCTATTGTGGCGCGACCGTGTCGCGATACTGCTTTATCACGATCCTACGCCCGCAACGCTCGAAGCGCATCTTGAATATCTGAAAGACAAGGTGGAGTTCGTTCCGCTGTCGGAGGCAAACTCGCGCGGCAACGGCCGCCCGCGCGCCGCAATCACTTTCGATGATGGTCATGTCGGCAATGCCGACCTGTTACCCATTTTTGTCAAGTACGGCGTGCGCCCCACCATCTATATCTGTAGCAGCGTCGTGGCGCAACAGCGGACTCACTGGTTCCTGGATCCCGTCGCCAAACATGCCGACGTGAAGCGGCTGATCCGCATGAAAAACGACGAGCGCCTCGCGGAATTGGCCGCGCGGGGTTTTCGGCAGGACCAGCTGAACGAGTCGGCCATCGTGAGTGGCCTGAGCGCCGCCCAGATCGAAACGATGCGCCCTTATGTCGATTTTCAGTCCCACACGCGCTATCACCCGACGCTGACCCGCTGTGACGACGACGAGTGCTTTGAAGAACTTGCCGGCTCCCGCATCGAGGTTGAGCGCCTCGTCGGCAAGCCGTGCGAGCATTTTGCGTATCCCTACGGCATTTACGGTCCGCGCGAAATTGCGATGCTGAAGGTCGCCGGCTACAAGACGGCACGCACGACCGATGTTGGATGGAACGATCAAAGCAGCGATCCGTTCCGGCTCAAGGCGTTCGACATCGAGGATGACTCCTCCGTGTCATGGTTTGCCGCGCAACTCACCGGCTTCACGCTGGCGCCACGCTATCTCCGGCTGGGCCGTGTTCGGCGCTTCTGCGAGCGGTTTCGTGGCAGGTCGCGGTCACTGAATCAGACGTCGCAAGCGCAGCGCCCGCAATAA
- a CDS encoding polysaccharide biosynthesis tyrosine autokinase, protein MNHNFPLANPAALRNDDVNLSRYLDVLVASRWLVGGIAGSVLALGVAYAYIARPVYQADILIQVEDSLPTNNNSKSPLGDVSSMFDVKTEATAEMEILQSRMVVGKAVDDLGLDISAKPKRFPLIGDWVGRKATSLSQPGIFGYGGYAWGKESIKVSSFNVPEAFEGEKFVLTVLNGGRYRLEQSDLDQPIEGVVGGSLDMKLPVGAITLRVDSLNAKPGTEFVLVRQSREKTVEDLQNKLNISQKGKDSGIIAASLTGSDRLLTAGTLAEIGKAYVDQNLERKAAEAEKSLAFLSDLLPQLKSDLERAEGRYNDMRNRMGVFNLSEQGKSYLDQSVATERSLLELKQKRAEMSALYAPDHPSIQAINQQIGMLTSKVETLSKQEQALPDLEQNAVRLTREVNVDNELYVGMLNNMQQLKLVRAGKVGTVRLVDSPVVPKDPIKPNKLLVIIYAALGGLILGVGAAFARAALYRGITDAEEIEEQTGLNVYATVPLSQARVARIGKTPNPPAGDKFLLASEFPRDASIESLRRLRTALHFAMLESESGDNRVLLTGPTEQVGKSFLSANLAAVVSAAGKRVLLIDADFRRGHLEQYFGVDCKPGLADYLSSSEGESESIIMRDVVPGLDFVPRGATPENPAELLLSERMQRFLANTSEYDIVLIDTPPVLAVSDATALAHSCGTVLLVTRFETTSIAEVMEATKELKQAKAHVKGVIFNGINTDMYRYSLGARAGLYRNASYLDGLPASGNTQES, encoded by the coding sequence ATGAATCACAATTTTCCGCTTGCGAATCCTGCTGCGCTACGAAATGACGATGTCAACCTGTCGCGTTATCTGGACGTGCTCGTGGCAAGCCGCTGGCTTGTCGGAGGAATCGCCGGCAGTGTCCTCGCACTGGGTGTGGCTTACGCGTATATCGCGCGGCCCGTTTATCAAGCCGATATCCTTATTCAGGTCGAAGACAGCCTACCAACCAACAATAATTCGAAAAGCCCTCTGGGTGACGTCTCCAGCATGTTCGACGTCAAAACAGAGGCAACGGCTGAGATGGAAATACTTCAGTCGAGAATGGTGGTCGGCAAAGCCGTTGACGATCTCGGCCTTGATATCAGCGCAAAGCCGAAACGCTTTCCGTTAATTGGCGACTGGGTGGGCCGGAAAGCCACGAGCCTTTCTCAGCCAGGCATATTCGGATATGGCGGATATGCGTGGGGCAAAGAATCGATCAAAGTGTCCAGCTTCAACGTTCCGGAAGCATTCGAAGGCGAGAAGTTCGTATTGACGGTATTGAACGGCGGCCGCTACCGGTTGGAGCAATCGGATCTCGACCAGCCGATCGAAGGCGTCGTCGGCGGATCGCTAGATATGAAGCTGCCTGTTGGCGCGATCACGCTCAGAGTCGATTCGCTGAACGCGAAGCCGGGCACTGAATTCGTTCTGGTGAGGCAGTCGCGTGAAAAGACGGTCGAAGATCTGCAGAACAAGCTCAACATTTCGCAGAAGGGAAAAGACAGCGGCATCATCGCGGCGTCGCTGACGGGTTCCGATCGGTTGCTCACGGCCGGCACGCTCGCCGAAATCGGCAAGGCGTATGTCGACCAGAACCTCGAGCGCAAGGCGGCAGAAGCTGAGAAGTCACTCGCGTTTCTGAGCGATCTGCTTCCGCAACTCAAAAGCGACCTCGAGCGCGCTGAAGGTCGCTACAACGACATGCGCAACCGCATGGGCGTCTTCAATCTGAGCGAGCAAGGCAAATCGTATCTCGATCAAAGCGTGGCGACCGAGCGCAGCCTTCTCGAGCTAAAGCAAAAGCGGGCTGAAATGAGTGCGCTCTACGCACCGGATCATCCGAGCATTCAGGCAATCAACCAGCAGATCGGCATGCTGACCAGCAAAGTCGAAACGCTGTCGAAGCAGGAACAGGCGTTGCCGGACCTGGAGCAGAACGCCGTGCGTCTGACGCGAGAGGTGAATGTCGACAACGAACTATACGTCGGCATGTTGAATAACATGCAGCAACTCAAACTTGTGCGTGCTGGCAAGGTGGGAACGGTGCGGTTGGTCGATAGCCCGGTGGTCCCGAAAGATCCGATCAAGCCGAACAAGCTTCTGGTGATTATCTATGCCGCGCTGGGCGGTCTGATTCTGGGCGTGGGCGCCGCGTTCGCACGCGCAGCGCTGTATCGGGGCATTACCGATGCAGAGGAGATCGAAGAGCAAACGGGTCTCAACGTCTACGCGACCGTGCCGCTTTCGCAAGCGAGAGTCGCGCGAATCGGCAAGACGCCGAACCCGCCGGCCGGTGACAAGTTCTTGCTCGCGAGCGAGTTTCCGCGCGACGCATCGATCGAAAGCCTGCGCCGGCTCAGGACCGCGCTGCATTTTGCGATGCTCGAATCGGAATCCGGCGATAACCGGGTGCTTCTGACGGGCCCCACGGAGCAGGTTGGCAAGTCGTTTCTCTCCGCCAATCTGGCGGCGGTCGTATCGGCGGCCGGCAAGCGGGTGTTGTTGATCGACGCGGACTTCCGCAGGGGGCACCTCGAGCAGTACTTCGGTGTCGATTGCAAGCCCGGACTGGCCGATTACCTGTCGTCGTCGGAGGGTGAATCTGAGTCAATCATCATGCGTGACGTCGTACCGGGCCTCGATTTTGTTCCGCGCGGCGCCACGCCGGAGAATCCCGCCGAGCTTCTGTTGAGCGAGCGCATGCAGCGATTCCTCGCTAACACAAGCGAATACGACATCGTGCTGATCGACACGCCGCCTGTTCTCGCCGTGTCCGACGCAACCGCGCTCGCGCATAGCTGCGGCACTGTGTTGCTGGTCACGCGCTTCGAGACGACTTCCATTGCCGAGGTGATGGAGGCAACCAAGGAGTTGAAGCAGGCGAAAGCCCACGTGAAGGGTGTGATCTTCAACGGCATCAACACCGACATGTATCGCTACAGTCTGGGCGCGCGTGCCGGACTCTATCGGAACGCGTCTTATCTCGACGGATTGCCGGCCAGTGGGAACACGCAAGAAAGCTAG
- a CDS encoding MATE family efflux transporter, which yields MQQALCAALTSERKYAKIASIRFFPNAAFAGYFICLMALSKGECTGASVFNIYSWIFLASTFVPAVIYLYSARNLVPAAFMKLSALQIQYAKFGVPTTTLNSFVIYASAILMPMIFDHRDAGIFALAYRVGYFPASLLSQSLGAVFRRDLIDYFDGERKGGENPTRQFLTSLTFISLALVAACYAGLSLIIHVKMGEQWESSMSVYLLFVPYFIMMAIYGSMAQVFIVVNRQKVDLMIQMANAVLIFLIFATAHFFGVGFIHTLLLLSVSGTIVASVGTYQALKIGKGTEAYTDRQPGWGTP from the coding sequence ATGCAGCAGGCGCTGTGTGCCGCACTGACCAGCGAAAGAAAGTACGCGAAGATCGCCTCGATCCGATTCTTTCCGAATGCTGCATTCGCTGGCTACTTCATCTGCCTGATGGCGCTGTCAAAGGGTGAGTGCACGGGCGCAAGCGTCTTCAATATCTATAGCTGGATCTTTCTAGCCTCCACTTTCGTGCCGGCCGTCATTTATCTTTACTCGGCGCGAAATCTGGTCCCGGCCGCCTTCATGAAGCTGTCCGCGCTTCAGATCCAGTACGCTAAATTTGGCGTGCCTACCACTACGCTGAATTCCTTCGTGATCTATGCGTCGGCCATTCTGATGCCGATGATCTTCGACCATCGCGACGCCGGCATCTTCGCGCTCGCGTACCGCGTCGGCTATTTTCCCGCGTCATTGTTGTCGCAAAGTCTTGGGGCCGTGTTCCGCCGCGATCTGATCGATTATTTCGATGGTGAACGAAAGGGCGGCGAGAATCCGACCCGCCAGTTTTTAACGTCGCTGACTTTTATCAGCCTCGCGCTGGTCGCCGCTTGCTACGCGGGCTTGAGTCTCATTATTCATGTGAAGATGGGCGAACAGTGGGAATCGTCGATGTCGGTGTACCTGCTCTTCGTTCCGTACTTCATCATGATGGCGATCTACGGTTCGATGGCGCAGGTGTTTATCGTCGTGAACCGGCAGAAGGTTGATCTGATGATTCAAATGGCCAATGCGGTTCTGATCTTCCTGATCTTTGCGACGGCGCATTTCTTCGGAGTTGGCTTCATCCACACGCTGCTGCTGCTCAGCGTGAGCGGAACGATCGTGGCAAGCGTAGGTACGTATCAGGCACTCAAGATCGGCAAGGGGACCGAAGCTTATACGGATCGGCAACCCGGTTGGGGAACGCCATGA
- a CDS encoding DNA-binding protein → MSSNITITDELVAEIANRMADEGQKVSPVAIWSEVHTGSVVAVAAALRKWRETRAPRMPQVVERPTLPETVTHTMRDALDRLWTSAQDEAERAVARRLAAMRQRVEDASSERDDALAELQTTVQELDALQVQLDKMTSAYDEKVDTVAGLEEDIALAVQRTDAAEKRAQELAGRVSLLEAELERAALAAQRGALSFEETDAAGEGEGASESAGSVVETRAGETERAALEAAHSEAVARLESELEAIRAQLQTEQEAHAARREEVMGAQAERDAAALELQNVQTQIASLTDQRDAGASEIAVAVDSAELDALKAQMSRDAKAHSAAIAEARETVGKWSDYANGLKQQLAQANEKMIVVLARSAGEASLSRRLAAELGRVEPQHELLRNETQQQVVVEAINAHLEKQGYRYDVNTGAVSKLDTERSSA, encoded by the coding sequence ATGTCAAGCAACATTACGATCACGGACGAACTCGTCGCTGAAATCGCAAATCGGATGGCCGACGAGGGCCAGAAAGTGTCTCCCGTCGCGATCTGGTCAGAAGTCCATACAGGTTCGGTGGTCGCGGTGGCCGCGGCATTGCGCAAGTGGCGCGAAACGCGCGCCCCGCGGATGCCACAGGTCGTCGAACGTCCTACCTTGCCGGAAACCGTGACGCACACCATGCGTGATGCGCTCGACCGGCTGTGGACGTCAGCGCAGGACGAAGCCGAACGCGCCGTGGCGCGACGCCTCGCCGCGATGCGCCAGCGTGTCGAGGACGCAAGCAGCGAGCGCGATGACGCGCTCGCGGAACTGCAAACCACCGTCCAGGAACTCGATGCGCTGCAAGTCCAATTGGACAAGATGACGAGCGCCTACGACGAGAAGGTCGATACCGTGGCGGGGCTCGAAGAGGACATCGCGCTGGCGGTGCAACGGACCGACGCGGCGGAAAAGCGCGCGCAGGAACTCGCTGGACGCGTTTCGCTGCTCGAAGCGGAACTGGAACGCGCGGCACTCGCCGCACAGCGCGGAGCGCTTTCGTTCGAGGAGACGGACGCCGCAGGCGAGGGCGAGGGGGCGAGCGAGTCGGCTGGGTCGGTTGTCGAAACGCGGGCCGGAGAAACGGAGCGCGCGGCGCTCGAGGCGGCGCATTCGGAAGCGGTCGCTCGTCTTGAAAGCGAGCTCGAAGCGATTCGCGCGCAGTTGCAGACAGAGCAGGAAGCGCACGCCGCCCGACGGGAAGAGGTGATGGGCGCGCAGGCTGAGCGGGATGCCGCCGCACTTGAATTGCAGAATGTCCAGACGCAAATCGCCAGTTTGACCGATCAACGCGATGCGGGCGCCTCTGAAATCGCGGTGGCTGTCGACTCGGCGGAGCTCGACGCATTGAAGGCGCAGATGTCGCGCGACGCAAAAGCGCATTCCGCCGCCATTGCCGAAGCGCGGGAGACCGTCGGGAAATGGTCCGACTACGCGAACGGACTGAAACAGCAACTGGCACAGGCGAATGAAAAAATGATCGTCGTCCTTGCCCGTAGCGCAGGCGAAGCGTCATTGAGCCGCCGGCTTGCCGCCGAACTCGGCCGGGTCGAGCCGCAGCATGAATTGCTGCGCAATGAAACTCAGCAGCAAGTGGTTGTCGAAGCGATCAACGCTCACCTCGAGAAACAAGGCTACCGCTACGATGTGAATACGGGAGCGGTGTCGAAGCTGGACACCGAAAGGTCGTCGGCGTGA
- a CDS encoding dicarboxylate/amino acid:cation symporter — protein sequence MKNRLTLYILAGMVLGVAVGYVCHRTAADAAQAKEIAGYFSIVTDIFLRLVKMIIAPLVFATLVSGLAGMEGTSDVRRIGLRSIAWFLCASLFSLALGLVLANLLQPGAGLHMTQTSADVATGLNTSSLNFKDFVTHAFPTSIVDAMARNDILQILVFSVMFGIVLSVIKSDPRVAPLIAGVEGLVPTMLKLTDYVMRLAPVGVFGALASAITVHGLDVLTTYGKLVASFYTGLALLWAVLILAGYAFLGKPIWALLKAIREPAMLAFSTASSEAAYPRLTEKLEEFGVDKKVVGFTLPLGYAFNLDGSMMYQAFAAIFIAQAFGIDMPISTQIVMLLVLMVSSKGMAGVARGSVVVVAAVAPMFHLPPSGVVLVLAIDQILDMGRTATNVIGNSIATAAIAKWEGQRVARQARRAPMATTSFGPFEGEAK from the coding sequence ATGAAGAATCGGCTCACCCTCTACATCCTCGCCGGCATGGTGCTCGGCGTGGCCGTCGGTTACGTCTGCCATCGCACCGCGGCCGATGCCGCGCAGGCGAAAGAGATCGCCGGCTACTTTTCCATCGTCACCGATATCTTCCTGCGGCTCGTGAAGATGATCATCGCGCCGCTCGTGTTTGCCACGCTCGTGTCAGGTCTCGCCGGCATGGAAGGCACGAGCGACGTGCGCCGGATCGGTCTGCGCTCCATCGCGTGGTTCCTGTGCGCGTCGCTGTTCTCCCTCGCGCTCGGCCTCGTGCTCGCGAATCTGCTGCAGCCGGGCGCGGGTTTGCACATGACCCAGACGAGCGCTGACGTGGCCACTGGTCTCAACACGTCCAGCCTCAACTTCAAGGACTTCGTGACACACGCGTTCCCCACCAGCATCGTCGATGCGATGGCGCGCAACGATATCCTCCAGATTCTCGTCTTCTCGGTGATGTTCGGGATCGTGCTCAGCGTGATCAAGTCGGACCCACGCGTCGCGCCGTTGATCGCGGGCGTCGAAGGGCTCGTGCCCACCATGCTAAAGCTGACCGATTACGTGATGCGTCTCGCGCCTGTGGGTGTGTTCGGCGCGCTCGCATCGGCGATCACGGTGCATGGCCTCGACGTACTGACGACGTACGGCAAGCTCGTCGCCAGCTTCTACACCGGGCTCGCGCTGCTGTGGGCAGTGCTGATCCTCGCCGGATACGCGTTTCTCGGCAAGCCGATCTGGGCCTTGCTCAAGGCGATCCGCGAACCCGCGATGCTGGCGTTCTCCACCGCGAGCAGCGAGGCGGCGTATCCACGCCTGACGGAGAAGCTGGAGGAATTCGGTGTCGACAAGAAAGTGGTCGGCTTCACGTTGCCGCTCGGCTATGCGTTCAATCTCGACGGCTCGATGATGTACCAGGCGTTCGCCGCGATCTTCATCGCGCAGGCGTTCGGCATCGACATGCCGATCAGCACGCAGATCGTGATGCTGCTCGTGCTGATGGTGAGCAGCAAGGGGATGGCGGGCGTCGCGCGCGGATCGGTGGTCGTCGTCGCGGCCGTGGCGCCGATGTTCCATCTGCCGCCATCGGGCGTCGTGCTGGTGCTCGCGATCGACCAGATTCTCGACATGGGGCGCACCGCGACCAACGTGATCGGCAACAGCATCGCGACCGCAGCGATCGCGAAGTGGGAGGGCCAGCGCGTGGCGCGGCAGGCACGCCGCGCGCCGATGGCGACGACTTCGTTCGGCCCGTTCGAAGGCGAGGCGAAATGA
- the aspA gene encoding aspartate ammonia-lyase, whose amino-acid sequence MLAPTERIEHDLLGDLAVPASAYYGVHTLRALQNFPITGMPISVYPNLVNALASVKQAAALANHDLGLLSEVKTQAIVHACTQVRSGAAHEHFVVDVIQGGAGTSTNMNANEVIANLALEHLGQQRGEYAVLHPNEDVNLGQSTNDVYPTALKIATHVGIMQLVDAMGVLRASFERKAVEFGNDLKMGRTQLQDAVPMTLGQEFSTFAVMLGEDQERLKEAAQLICEINLGATAIGTGINTHPQYAQLACRHLSEITGIALTTSPNLIEATQDVGSFVQLSGVLKRVAVKLSKTCNDLRLLSSGPRAGLGEINLPPVQAGSSIMPGKVNPVIPEVVNQIAFEVIGNDVTVSFAAEAGQLQLNAFEPIIAHSLFKSVAHLRAGCLTLASKCVDGITANRERLRAIVENSVGIVTALNPYIGYMHSTEIAREALTSGKSVAQIVVDKGLLSQAQLDEILQPAMLTQPRKMTSAG is encoded by the coding sequence ATGCTTGCACCGACCGAACGTATCGAACACGACCTTCTCGGCGATCTCGCCGTGCCCGCGAGCGCGTATTACGGCGTGCACACGCTGCGCGCGCTGCAAAACTTTCCTATCACGGGCATGCCGATTTCCGTGTATCCGAACCTCGTCAATGCACTGGCGAGCGTGAAGCAAGCCGCCGCGCTCGCGAATCATGATCTCGGCCTTTTGAGCGAAGTGAAGACGCAGGCGATCGTGCACGCCTGCACGCAAGTGCGCTCCGGCGCCGCGCACGAGCATTTTGTCGTCGATGTCATTCAGGGCGGCGCGGGAACGTCGACCAACATGAACGCGAACGAGGTGATCGCCAATCTCGCGCTCGAGCATCTCGGACAACAGCGCGGCGAATACGCGGTTCTTCATCCGAACGAGGATGTGAATCTCGGTCAGAGCACCAACGACGTTTATCCGACCGCGCTGAAGATCGCCACGCACGTGGGAATCATGCAGCTCGTCGACGCAATGGGCGTGTTGCGCGCATCCTTCGAACGCAAGGCGGTGGAATTCGGCAACGACCTGAAGATGGGCCGCACGCAGCTTCAGGACGCCGTACCGATGACGCTCGGCCAGGAATTCAGTACTTTCGCGGTGATGCTCGGCGAAGACCAGGAACGGCTCAAGGAAGCGGCCCAGCTTATCTGCGAGATCAATCTCGGCGCGACGGCGATCGGCACCGGCATCAACACGCATCCGCAATACGCGCAGCTTGCATGCAGACACCTGAGCGAAATCACCGGTATTGCGTTGACCACGTCGCCCAATCTGATCGAAGCGACGCAGGATGTCGGCTCGTTCGTGCAACTCTCCGGCGTATTGAAGCGCGTCGCCGTAAAACTCTCGAAGACCTGCAACGACCTTCGCCTGCTGTCGAGCGGTCCCCGCGCGGGTCTTGGCGAAATCAACCTGCCGCCGGTGCAGGCGGGCTCGAGCATCATGCCGGGCAAGGTGAATCCGGTGATTCCGGAGGTCGTCAACCAGATCGCGTTCGAAGTTATCGGCAACGATGTGACCGTGAGTTTCGCCGCCGAAGCCGGGCAGCTCCAGCTCAACGCGTTCGAGCCGATCATCGCGCACAGCCTGTTCAAGAGCGTCGCGCACCTGCGTGCGGGGTGCCTTACCCTGGCGTCGAAATGCGTCGACGGCATTACCGCAAATCGTGAGCGGCTGCGCGCGATCGTCGAGAACTCGGTCGGCATCGTGACCGCGCTGAACCCGTACATCGGCTATATGCACTCGACCGAAATCGCGAGAGAAGCGCTTACGTCGGGCAAAAGCGTCGCGCAGATCGTGGTCGACAAAGGGTTGTTGAGTCAGGCGCAGCTCGACGAGATCCTTCAACCCGCCATGCTGACGCAACCGAGAAAAATGACGTCGGCGGGTTGA